A genomic region of Terriglobia bacterium contains the following coding sequences:
- a CDS encoding PEP/pyruvate-binding domain-containing protein produces MIYPLDHQAARDVNLAGGKASALATFLSANFPVPEGFLVTTASEPDLAMHLRSLEERIGSHSVFAVRSSGYSEDSEYSSFAGQYETILGVRGFEPISAAIARCFASFLNAQSALYRKSRGAGVQGGAVIVQRMIEAEAAGVAFTVDPVTGASDRILIESNFGVGDSVVGGHVNPDGFTVTKKSGQVIERRIAAKHVKSLLRPGGSVLVPMPEAFVSHPSLSDEGIRAVADLACKAEEHLSVPVDIEWAWKEGKVWLLQARAVTTSKGIRDSG; encoded by the coding sequence ATGATCTATCCTCTCGACCATCAGGCAGCCCGGGACGTTAATCTTGCCGGCGGAAAGGCGTCCGCGCTTGCCACATTCCTCTCCGCGAATTTTCCGGTCCCTGAGGGTTTCCTTGTTACGACGGCGTCAGAGCCCGACCTTGCCATGCACCTCCGCTCGCTCGAAGAGCGGATCGGTTCACATTCGGTTTTTGCTGTACGATCGTCAGGCTACTCCGAGGACTCCGAATATTCGAGTTTTGCCGGCCAGTATGAAACCATCCTTGGCGTCCGAGGTTTTGAACCGATTTCCGCGGCAATTGCGCGGTGTTTCGCATCGTTTCTCAATGCCCAATCTGCTCTCTATCGGAAAAGCCGCGGCGCAGGCGTGCAGGGCGGCGCTGTTATTGTGCAGAGAATGATTGAAGCGGAGGCAGCAGGCGTGGCATTCACTGTCGATCCGGTGACCGGTGCCAGTGACCGGATCCTGATTGAATCGAATTTTGGCGTCGGTGATTCTGTGGTGGGCGGGCATGTGAATCCGGATGGATTCACAGTAACGAAGAAGAGCGGTCAAGTGATCGAGCGGCGCATAGCCGCGAAACACGTTAAATCGCTATTAAGGCCGGGTGGCTCTGTTCTTGTGCCCATGCCCGAAGCTTTCGTCAGTCATCCTTCGCTTTCGGACGAAGGTATTCGAGCCGTTGCCGACCTTGCCTGTAAGGCCGAGGAACACCTGAGCGTGCCGGTCGATATCGAGTGGGCCTGGAAAGAAGGAAAGGTCTGGCTGCTTCAAGCCCGGGCCGTCACGACTTCAAAAGGGATCCGGGACAGCGGATGA